One genomic segment of Tursiops truncatus isolate mTurTru1 chromosome 11, mTurTru1.mat.Y, whole genome shotgun sequence includes these proteins:
- the MBD6 gene encoding methyl-CpG-binding domain protein 6 isoform X1 — protein sequence MNGGNESSGADRAGGPVATSVPIGWQRCVREGAVLYISPSGTELSSLEQTRSYLLSDGTCKCGLECPLNVPKVFNFDPLAPVTPGGAGVGPASEEDMTKLCNHRRKAVAMATLYRSMETTCSHSSPGEGASPQMFHTVSPGPPSARPPCRVPPTTPLNGAPGSLPPEPPSVPQAFPPLAGPGGLFPQPRLPDPVPSGGSSSPCFLPRGNAPSPAPPPPPAISLNAPSYSWGAALRSSLVPPDLGSPPAPHASSSPPSDPPLFHCSDALTPPPLPPSNNLPGPPGPPGPATQPPVSSATMHLPLVLGPLGGAPTVEGPGAPPFLASSLLSAAAKAQHPPLPPPSTLQGRRPRAQAPSASHSSSSPRPSQRRPRRPPTVLRLLEGGGPQAPRRSRPRAPAPAPQPFPLPEPSQPILPSVLSLLGLPTPGPPHSDGSFNLLGSDAHLPPPPTLSSGSPPQPRHPIPPSLPGTTSGSLSSVPGAPAPPAASKASLVPSPVLQSPSEALGMGSGPACPLPPLAGGEAFPFPSPEQGLALSGAGFPGMLGTLPLPLGLGQPPPSPLLSHSLFGVLAGGGGQPPPEPLLPPPGGPGPPLAPGEPEGPSLLVASLLPPPPSDLLPPPSAPPSNLLASFLPLLALGPTAGDGEGSAEGAGGPSGETFSGLGDLPPLLFPPLSAPPTLIALNSALLAASLDPPSGAPPQPCVLSAPQPGPPTSSVTTATTDPGASSLGKAPSNSGRPPQLLSPLLSASLLGDLSSLTSSPGTLPSLLQPPGPLLSGQLGLQLLPVGGAPPPLSEASSPLACLLQSLQIPPEQPEAPCLPPESPTSALEPEPARPPLSALAPPHGSPDPPVPELLTGRGSGKRGRRGGGGLRGINGEARPGRGRKPGSRREPGRLALKWGARGGFNGQMERSPRRTHHWQHNGELAEGGAEPKDPSPSGPHSEDLKSVFSQVPPGVVRKSRRGRRRKYNPTRNSNSSRQDVTLDPSPTTRAAVPLPPRARPGRPAKNKRRKLAP from the exons ATGAATGGGGGCAATGAGAGCAGTGGAGCAGACAGAGCTGGGGGCCCTGTGGCCACATCTGTCCCCATCGGCTGGCAGCGCTGTGTTCGAGAGGGTGCTGTGCTCTATATCAG CCCAAGTGGCACAGAGCTGTCTTCCTTGGAGCAAACCCGGAGCTACCTCCTCAGCGATGGGACCTGCAAGTGCGGTCTGGAGTGTCCACTCAATGTCCCTAAG GTTTTCAACTTTGACCCTTTGGCCCCGGTGACcccgggtggggctggggtggggccagCATCAGAGGAGGACATGACCAAGCTGTGCAACCACCGGCGGAAAGCCGTTGCCATGGCAACTCTGTACCGCAGCATGGAGACCACCTGCTCACACTCTTCTCCTG GAGAGGGAGCGAGCCCCCAAATGTTCCAcactgtgtccccagggcctccCTCTGCCCGCCCTCCCTGTCGAGTTCCTCCTACAACTCCGCTTAATGGGGCTCCTGGCTCCCTTCCCCCAGAACCACCTTCAGTTCCACAGGCTTTCCCCCCTCTAGCGGGCCCTGGGGGGCTCTTCCCACAGCCAAGGCTTCCCGACCCAGTCCCCTCtggaggcagcagcagccctTGTTTCCTGCCAAGGGGCAATGCCCCCTCTCCAGCTCCACCTCCTCCACCTGCTATCAGCCTCAATGCCCCCTCATATAGCTGGGGAGCTGCTCTCCGATCCAGCCTGGTGCCCCCTGACTTGGGCTCTCCTCCAGCTCCCCATGCCTCCTCCTCACCACCTTCTGACCCTCCTCTCTTCCACTGTAGTGATGCCTtaacaccccctcccctgcccccaagcaATAATCTCCCTGGTCCTCCTGGCCCCCCTGGTCCTGCCACTCAGCCACCAGTGTCTTCAGCCACTATGCACCTGCCCCTGGTCCTGGGGCCCCTAGGAGGGGCCCCCACGGTGGAGGGGCCCGGGGCACCCCCCTTCCTTGCTAGCAGCCTACTCTCTGCAGCGGCCAAGGCACAGcacccccctctcccccctcccagcACTTTACAGGGCCGAAGGCCCCGTGCCCAGGCGCCCTCAGCTTCCCACTCCTCATCATCACCCCGCCCCTCTCAGCGTCGTCCCCGCCGCCCCCCAACTGTACTGCGATTGCTAGAAGGGGGAGGTCCTCAAGCCCCTAGACGGAGCCGCCCTCGGGCCCCCGCTCCCGCCCCACAGCCTTTTCCTCTCCCTGAGCCCTCCCAACCGATTCTCCCTTCTGTGCTGTCCCTGCTGGgactccccacccctggccctcCCCACTCTGATGGAAGCTTTAACCTTTTGGGGTCAGACGCacaccttcctcctcccccaaccctctcctCAGGgagccctccccagcccaggcaccCCATCCCGCCCTCCCTGCCTGGGACCACCAGTGGCAGCCTCAGCAGTGTGCCAG GTGCCCCTGCCCCACCAGCTGCCTCCAAAGCCTCCCTAGTCCCTAGCCCTGTGCTTCAAAGCCCATCCGAAGCGCTCGGGATGGGATCGGGCCCagcctgccctctgcctcccctgGCTGGTGGGGAGGCTTTCCCGTTCCCCAGCCCCGAGCAGGGCCTGGCACTGAGTGGAGCCGGCTTCCCGGGGATGCTAGGGACCTTGCCTCTCCCTCTGGGTCTGGGGCAACCTCCGCCTTCTCCATTGCTCAGCCACAGTTTATTTGGCGtgctggctgggggagggggacaacCTCCCCCGGAGCCCCTGCTACCCCCACCAGGGGGACCTGGCCCTCCCCTAGCCCCAGGCGAGCCCGAAGGGCCTTCGCTTTTGGTGGCTTCCCTGCTTCCACCACCCCCCTCAGACCTTCTTCCACCCCCTTCCGCACCCCCTAGCAAcctccttgcctccttcctgcccctgtTGGCCCTGGGCCCCACAGCTGGGGATGGAGAGGGATCTGCAGAGGGAGCCGGGGGTCCGAGTGGGGAGACATTTTCAGGTTTGGGAGACCTGCCCCCCTTGCTGTTCCCCCCACTTTCAGCACCCCCCACCCTCATAGCTTTAAATTCTGCGCTGCTGGCTGCCAGCCTGGATCCCCCGTCAGGGGCGCCCCCCCag CCCTGTGTCCTGAGTGCCCCCCAACCTGGACCACCTACCTCCAGTGTCACCACGGCAACTACTGACCCGGGGGCCTCCTCTCTGGGCAAGGCCCCCTCCAACTCAGGGAGACCCCCCCAACTCCTTAGCCCTCTGCTGAGTGCCAGCCTGCTGG GTGACCTGTCTTCGCTGACCAGCAGCCCTGGAACCCTCCCCAGTCTGCTGCAGCCTCCTGGCCCTCTTCTCTCTGGCCAGTTGGGGCTGCAGCTCCTCCCTGTGGGGGGAGCTCCTCCACCCCTCTCAGAGGCTTCTAGTCCCCTAGCCTGCCTGCTACAGAGTCTCCAG ATCCCTCCAGAGCAGCCAGAAGCCCCCTGTCTGCCCCCTGAGAGCCCCACCTCAGCCCTTGAACCGGAGCCTGCCCGGCCTCCCCTCAGTGCCTTAGCCCCACCCCACGGTTCTCCCGACCCCCCAGTCCCTGAGCTGCTCACTGGGAGGGGGTCAGGGAAACGGGgccggaggggaggagggggacttAGGGGCATTAATGGTGAGGCCAGGCCAGGCCGGGGCCGAAAGCCTGGCAGCCGGCGGGAGCCTGGCCGACTGGCCCTCAAGTGGGGGGCACGTGGTGGCTTCAATGGACAAATGGAACGGTCCCCAAGAAGGACCCACCACTGGCAGCATAATGGGGAGCTGGCTGAAGGGGGTGCTGAGCCCAAGGATCCATCCCCTTCTGGGCCCCATTCTGAGGACCTTAAG TCTGTCTTTTCTCAGGTGCCCCCAGGGGTAGTCAGAAAGTCTCGTCGTGGCCGGAGGAGAAAATACAA CCCTACCCGGAACAGCAACAGCTCCCGCCAAGACGTTACCTTGGACCCCAGCCCCACAACCCGC GCGGCTGTCCCTCTGCCTCCCCGGGCCCGCCCTGGCCGTCCTGCCAAAAACAAGAGGAGGAAACTGGCCCCATAG
- the MBD6 gene encoding methyl-CpG-binding domain protein 6 isoform X2, with amino-acid sequence MNGGNESSGADRAGGPVATSVPIGWQRCVREGAVLYISPSGTELSSLEQTRSYLLSDGTCKCGLECPLNVPKVFNFDPLAPVTPGGAGVGPASEEDMTKLCNHRRKAVAMATLYRSMETTCSHSSPGEGASPQMFHTVSPGPPSARPPCRVPPTTPLNGAPGSLPPEPPSVPQAFPPLAGPGGLFPQPRLPDPVPSGGSSSPCFLPRGNAPSPAPPPPPAISLNAPSYSWGAALRSSLVPPDLGSPPAPHASSSPPSDPPLFHCSDALTPPPLPPSNNLPGPPGPPGPATQPPVSSATMHLPLVLGPLGGAPTVEGPGAPPFLASSLLSAAAKAQHPPLPPPSTLQGRRPRAQAPSASHSSSSPRPSQRRPRRPPTVLRLLEGGGPQAPRRSRPRAPAPAPQPFPLPEPSQPILPSVLSLLGLPTPGPPHSDGSFNLLGSDAHLPPPPTLSSGSPPQPRHPIPPSLPGTTSGSLSSVPGAPAPPAASKASLVPSPVLQSPSEALGMGSGPACPLPPLAGGEAFPFPSPEQGLALSGAGFPGMLGTLPLPLGLGQPPPSPLLSHSLFGVLAGGGGQPPPEPLLPPPGGPGPPLAPGEPEGPSLLVASLLPPPPSDLLPPPSAPPSNLLASFLPLLALGPTAGDGEGSAEGAGGPSGETFSGLGDLPPLLFPPLSAPPTLIALNSALLAASLDPPSGAPPQPCVLSAPQPGPPTSSVTTATTDPGASSLGKAPSNSGRPPQLLSPLLSASLLGDLSSLTSSPGTLPSLLQPPGPLLSGQLGLQLLPVGGAPPPLSEASSPLACLLQSLQIPPEQPEAPCLPPESPTSALEPEPARPPLSALAPPHGSPDPPVPELLTGRGSGKRGRRGGGGLRGINGEARPGRGRKPGSRREPGRLALKWGARGGFNGQMERSPRRTHHWQHNGELAEGGAEPKDPSPSGPHSEDLKVPPGVVRKSRRGRRRKYNPTRNSNSSRQDVTLDPSPTTRAAVPLPPRARPGRPAKNKRRKLAP; translated from the exons ATGAATGGGGGCAATGAGAGCAGTGGAGCAGACAGAGCTGGGGGCCCTGTGGCCACATCTGTCCCCATCGGCTGGCAGCGCTGTGTTCGAGAGGGTGCTGTGCTCTATATCAG CCCAAGTGGCACAGAGCTGTCTTCCTTGGAGCAAACCCGGAGCTACCTCCTCAGCGATGGGACCTGCAAGTGCGGTCTGGAGTGTCCACTCAATGTCCCTAAG GTTTTCAACTTTGACCCTTTGGCCCCGGTGACcccgggtggggctggggtggggccagCATCAGAGGAGGACATGACCAAGCTGTGCAACCACCGGCGGAAAGCCGTTGCCATGGCAACTCTGTACCGCAGCATGGAGACCACCTGCTCACACTCTTCTCCTG GAGAGGGAGCGAGCCCCCAAATGTTCCAcactgtgtccccagggcctccCTCTGCCCGCCCTCCCTGTCGAGTTCCTCCTACAACTCCGCTTAATGGGGCTCCTGGCTCCCTTCCCCCAGAACCACCTTCAGTTCCACAGGCTTTCCCCCCTCTAGCGGGCCCTGGGGGGCTCTTCCCACAGCCAAGGCTTCCCGACCCAGTCCCCTCtggaggcagcagcagccctTGTTTCCTGCCAAGGGGCAATGCCCCCTCTCCAGCTCCACCTCCTCCACCTGCTATCAGCCTCAATGCCCCCTCATATAGCTGGGGAGCTGCTCTCCGATCCAGCCTGGTGCCCCCTGACTTGGGCTCTCCTCCAGCTCCCCATGCCTCCTCCTCACCACCTTCTGACCCTCCTCTCTTCCACTGTAGTGATGCCTtaacaccccctcccctgcccccaagcaATAATCTCCCTGGTCCTCCTGGCCCCCCTGGTCCTGCCACTCAGCCACCAGTGTCTTCAGCCACTATGCACCTGCCCCTGGTCCTGGGGCCCCTAGGAGGGGCCCCCACGGTGGAGGGGCCCGGGGCACCCCCCTTCCTTGCTAGCAGCCTACTCTCTGCAGCGGCCAAGGCACAGcacccccctctcccccctcccagcACTTTACAGGGCCGAAGGCCCCGTGCCCAGGCGCCCTCAGCTTCCCACTCCTCATCATCACCCCGCCCCTCTCAGCGTCGTCCCCGCCGCCCCCCAACTGTACTGCGATTGCTAGAAGGGGGAGGTCCTCAAGCCCCTAGACGGAGCCGCCCTCGGGCCCCCGCTCCCGCCCCACAGCCTTTTCCTCTCCCTGAGCCCTCCCAACCGATTCTCCCTTCTGTGCTGTCCCTGCTGGgactccccacccctggccctcCCCACTCTGATGGAAGCTTTAACCTTTTGGGGTCAGACGCacaccttcctcctcccccaaccctctcctCAGGgagccctccccagcccaggcaccCCATCCCGCCCTCCCTGCCTGGGACCACCAGTGGCAGCCTCAGCAGTGTGCCAG GTGCCCCTGCCCCACCAGCTGCCTCCAAAGCCTCCCTAGTCCCTAGCCCTGTGCTTCAAAGCCCATCCGAAGCGCTCGGGATGGGATCGGGCCCagcctgccctctgcctcccctgGCTGGTGGGGAGGCTTTCCCGTTCCCCAGCCCCGAGCAGGGCCTGGCACTGAGTGGAGCCGGCTTCCCGGGGATGCTAGGGACCTTGCCTCTCCCTCTGGGTCTGGGGCAACCTCCGCCTTCTCCATTGCTCAGCCACAGTTTATTTGGCGtgctggctgggggagggggacaacCTCCCCCGGAGCCCCTGCTACCCCCACCAGGGGGACCTGGCCCTCCCCTAGCCCCAGGCGAGCCCGAAGGGCCTTCGCTTTTGGTGGCTTCCCTGCTTCCACCACCCCCCTCAGACCTTCTTCCACCCCCTTCCGCACCCCCTAGCAAcctccttgcctccttcctgcccctgtTGGCCCTGGGCCCCACAGCTGGGGATGGAGAGGGATCTGCAGAGGGAGCCGGGGGTCCGAGTGGGGAGACATTTTCAGGTTTGGGAGACCTGCCCCCCTTGCTGTTCCCCCCACTTTCAGCACCCCCCACCCTCATAGCTTTAAATTCTGCGCTGCTGGCTGCCAGCCTGGATCCCCCGTCAGGGGCGCCCCCCCag CCCTGTGTCCTGAGTGCCCCCCAACCTGGACCACCTACCTCCAGTGTCACCACGGCAACTACTGACCCGGGGGCCTCCTCTCTGGGCAAGGCCCCCTCCAACTCAGGGAGACCCCCCCAACTCCTTAGCCCTCTGCTGAGTGCCAGCCTGCTGG GTGACCTGTCTTCGCTGACCAGCAGCCCTGGAACCCTCCCCAGTCTGCTGCAGCCTCCTGGCCCTCTTCTCTCTGGCCAGTTGGGGCTGCAGCTCCTCCCTGTGGGGGGAGCTCCTCCACCCCTCTCAGAGGCTTCTAGTCCCCTAGCCTGCCTGCTACAGAGTCTCCAG ATCCCTCCAGAGCAGCCAGAAGCCCCCTGTCTGCCCCCTGAGAGCCCCACCTCAGCCCTTGAACCGGAGCCTGCCCGGCCTCCCCTCAGTGCCTTAGCCCCACCCCACGGTTCTCCCGACCCCCCAGTCCCTGAGCTGCTCACTGGGAGGGGGTCAGGGAAACGGGgccggaggggaggagggggacttAGGGGCATTAATGGTGAGGCCAGGCCAGGCCGGGGCCGAAAGCCTGGCAGCCGGCGGGAGCCTGGCCGACTGGCCCTCAAGTGGGGGGCACGTGGTGGCTTCAATGGACAAATGGAACGGTCCCCAAGAAGGACCCACCACTGGCAGCATAATGGGGAGCTGGCTGAAGGGGGTGCTGAGCCCAAGGATCCATCCCCTTCTGGGCCCCATTCTGAGGACCTTAAG GTGCCCCCAGGGGTAGTCAGAAAGTCTCGTCGTGGCCGGAGGAGAAAATACAA CCCTACCCGGAACAGCAACAGCTCCCGCCAAGACGTTACCTTGGACCCCAGCCCCACAACCCGC GCGGCTGTCCCTCTGCCTCCCCGGGCCCGCCCTGGCCGTCCTGCCAAAAACAAGAGGAGGAAACTGGCCCCATAG
- the LOC141275659 gene encoding DDIT3 upstream open reading frame protein: protein MLKMSGWQRQSQNQSRNLRRECSRRKCIFIHHHT, encoded by the exons ATGTTGAAGATGAGCGGGTGGCAGCGACAGAGCCAAAATCAGAGCCGGAACCTGAGGAGAGAG TGTTCCAGAAGGAAGTGTATCTTCATACATCACCACACCTGA
- the DDIT3 gene encoding DNA damage-inducible transcript 3 protein, which produces MAAESLPFSFGTLSSWELEAWYEDLQEVLSSDENGGTYVSPPGNEEEEPKTFTTLDPASLAWLTEEPGRAAVTCTSQSPSSPDSSQSSPAQEEEEEDQERPRKRKHSGQSPARAGKQRMKEKEQENERKVVQLAEENERLKQEIERLTREVEATRRALIDRMVNVHQA; this is translated from the exons ATGGCAGCTGAGTCACTGCCTTTCTCCTTCGGGACACTGTCCAGCTGGGAGCTGGAAGCCTGGTATGAGGACTTGCAGGAGGTGCTGTCCTCAGATGAAAATGGGGGTACCTATGTCTCACCCCCTGGAAACGAGGAG GAAGAACCAAAAACCTTCACCACTCTTGACCCCGCCTCCCTGGCTTGGCTGACCGAGGAGCCAGGACGAGCAGCGGTCACGTGCACCTCCCAGAGCCCCAGCTCTCCGGATTCCAGTCAGAGCTCCCCGGctcaggaggaagaagaggaagaccaAGAAAGACCCAGGAAACGGAAACACAGTGGCCAGTCCCCGGCACGGGCTGGAAAGCAACGCATGAaggagaaagaacaagagaacGAAAGAAAAGTGGTACAGCTAGCTGAAGAGAACGAACGGCTCAAGCAGGAAATCGAGCGCCTGACCAGGGAAGTGGAGGCGACTCGCCGAGCCCTGATTGACCGGATGGTTAATGTGCACCAAGCATGA